The Brachyhypopomus gauderio isolate BG-103 chromosome 12, BGAUD_0.2, whole genome shotgun sequence genome window below encodes:
- the camsap2a gene encoding calmodulin-regulated spectrin-associated protein 2a isoform X3, with product MGDLTESKNWKKTFIVPAIKSFEHYEFNRAKIRASLTWLVAKAFGTESVPGDLKDPFYTDQYEQEHLKPPVGALLLSAELYSRAGSLILKSDAAKPLLGHDAIIQALAQKGLYVTDQERLVTERDLCKRPIQMSAHLAMIDTLMMAYTVETVSVEKVVMCMKQYSMDYADGDVPYDTEDAVTSWMNKVNEYLKEIIMQEQSRKEAQNEEPVESPKARYRKEQLLPKAVPWIPSVDNLLKDSTDGSGLAALLHFYCPDLVKLEDICLKETMSLADSLYNLQLIQDFCRKHLNRCCHFSLEDMLYASSSIKNNYLVFMAELFWWFEVVKPPFVQPQVLVTEAPAPSIKTVPSVPISKVTKRSFMERPPSPDRPSLPLRPQPRTLNSGEIKRSTSMSFVDSFIGTWPKEKRSASQGVSFDIPFDKEDAGQTPAPPSRGMTRSVSTEGFGFKVPNMAKGMKRNLSFQPVNGQSVGIEEEGCPDSLAEADRVNGVAAHNMEEALEIIHNSEKKQQNPVAQAQSEGFFLHLQTKGELSAKTQIEEEELDSVSETKEAWSTSTTEVDTGIHVRTEDIQETLDEDSSLRDCTISMDLDMDQDSETRVCHSQSSTSPCPSSISTRSPTAFPPTPTSGIKMTSFAEQKFRKLHPSVETKGSSSQGTTPDSSDFNLPHSVSWAPSPETRPVHQPPKDPAQAMAAEMAQLRMRLEEKRRAIEAQKKKVEAAFTRHRQKMGRSAFLTVVRKKSDGAPPAQEDAKAAPDTPQATKSPGKSPVKSPGEEGASEADLLEYTRSIEKLNASLSFLQTEMQRLAQQQEFIMQMRQQQTWSASPHHPSPQKQVWELRGSGARSSGSPSPADSPRAVHRSPTNLKRKSASFHSKTPRTPRPSELKIAPFSRVLTVPQSVDSIPRLRRFSPSQPISSSFAYLGNDTKPAGTTSAEKDSVQASEVLCTEGATDVTSPTKNPSPADAEVVAGSGARQAEELKDAQNKVEGDGEKKERKKTETEIKPTVESSVSEVLSQAVKETVIVTPTEKPVDLVVQSNRNLIEVPLSVLQPLDGPELEENGERLGAGDNPEDDQKMCCGFFFKDDMKGEDGMALKRRALLEKRLRRERENQQRKQQLEAEQEQKKEDARLKAEEDRQKKEEEKARKEFIKQEYLRRKQLKLMEDMDALVKARPAGAKSRKPRPKSIHRDVLEPPRGPIKATAGSRPRVFSVSSLSLASLSLGESDSVSSEKRTPRSNSLASGSLSYSLSSPRVRRKRRPDSADGFLSPTRSGSHNGEKDWENGSTTSSVTSNTEYTGPKLYKEPSAKSNKHIIQNALAYCCLAGKVNEAQKNKILEEMEKSEANNFLILFRDSGCQFRALYTYCPDTEQMNKLAGIGPKTISYKMIDGLYKYNSDRKLFSQIPAKTMSASVDAITIHSHLWQTKKPGTPKKVAPPKS from the exons AGTGCCCACCTGGCCATGATTGACACACTGATGATGGCCTACACTGTGGAGACGGTGAGCGTGGAGAAGGTGGTGATGTGTATGAAGCAGTATTCTATGGACTACGCCGATGGAGACGTACCGTATGACACAGAGGATGCAGTCACAAGCTGGATGAATAAG GTCAACGAGTACTTGAAGGAGATCATCATGCAGGAGCAAAGCAGGAAGGAGGCGCAGAATGAAGAGCCGGTTGAAAGCCCGAAG GCCCGATACAGAAAGGAGCAACTTCTGCCTAAGGCTGTACCATGGATCCCCTCCGTGGACAACCTGCTGAAGGACAGCACTGACGGCAGCGGCCTGGCCGCCTTGCTGCATTTCTACTGCCCGGACCTGGTCAAGCTGGAGG ACATATGCCTGAAAGAGACCATGTCACTGGCAGACAGCTTGTACAacctgcagctcatccaggactTCTGCCGCAAGCACTTAAACCGCTGCTGCCACTTCAGCCTGGAAGACATGCTCTACGCATCTTCATCCATTAAG AATAACTACCTTGTCTTCATGGCCGAGCTCTTCTGGTGGTTTGAAGTAGTTAAGCCACCCTTTGTGCAGCCTCAGGTTTTGGTCACTGAAG CACCAGCTCCATCAATAAAAACCGTGCCATCCGTACCTATCTCGAAAGTGACAAAAAGAAGTTTCATGGAAAGACCTCCCAGTCCAGACAGGCCAAG CTTACCGCTGCGACCACAACCTCGAACCTTAAACTCAG GTGAGATCAAGCGATCAACCTCCATGTCGTTTGTTGACAGCTTTATTGGGACTTGGCCCAAGGAGAAAAG GTCAGCCTCTCAGGGAGTGTCCTTTGATATTCCATTTGATAAAGAGGACGCCGGTCAGACCCCTGCACCACCCAGCAGGGGAATGACCAGGTCTGTGAGCACAGAGGGCTTTGGATTCAAAGTACCTAACATGGCCAAGGGAATGAAACGAAACCTGTCCTTCCAGCCAGTCAATGGCCAAAGCGTAGGTATTGAGGAGGAAGGCTGTCCAGACAGCCTCGCCGAAGCTGATCGTGTGAACGGTGTGGCCGCACATAACATGGAAGAGGCCCTAGAGATCATCCACAACTCTGAGAAGAAACAGCAGAACCCTGTGGCCCAGGCACAGAGTGAGGGATTCTTCCTTCATCTGCAGACCAAAGGAGAACTGTCCGCCAAAACACAAATAGAAGAAGAAGAACTAGATTCTGTGTCAGAGACAAAAGAGGCCTGGAGCACATCTACTACAGAGGTGGACACTGGCATACACGTGAGAACAGAAGACATCCAGGAGACACTGGATGAGGACTCATCCCTGAGAGACTGCACAATCAGTATGGACTTGGACATGGACCAGGACTCTGAAACCAGAGTATGTCACAGCCAGAGCTCCACCAGTCCATGTCCCAGCAGCATCAGCACCAGGTCTCCCACAGCTTTCCCACCCACCCCTACATCTGGCATTAAGATGACCAGCTTTGCTGAGCAGAAGTTCCGAAAGCTCCATCCAAGTGTGGAGACAAAGGGCAGCAGTTCTCAGGGCACCACACCAGACAGCTCAGACTTCAACCTTCCTCATTCTGTCTCCTGGGCCCCCTCCCCAGAAACGAGGCCTGTTCATCAGCCTCCGAAGGATCCGGCCCAAGCCATGGCTGCCGAAATGGCACAGCTGCGCATGCGTCTGGAGGAGAAGCGTCGTGCCATCGAGGCACAAAAGAAGAAGGTTGAAGCTGCCTTCACGCGTCACAGGCAGAAGATGGGCCGCAGTGCCTTCCTCACGGTGGTCAGAAAGAAAAGCGACGGCGCTCCCCCTGCCCAGGAGGATGCCAAAGCCGCACCCGACACACCGCAGGCCACTAAGTCCCCAGGCAAGTCCCCCGTGAAGTCCCCTGGAGAGGAGGGCGCGTCGGAGGCAGACCTTTTGGAATACACGCGCTCCATCGAAAAGCTGAACGCCTCGCTGAGCTTCTTGCAGACGGAGATGCAGCGGCTAGCCCAGCAGCAGGAGTTCATCATGCAGATGCGTCAGCAGCAGACCTGGTCTGCGTCTCCGCACCATCCTTCCCCCCAGAAACAGGTGTGGGAGCTCAGAGGGAGCGGGGCTCGCTCCTCAGGCTCTCCCTCACCCGCCGACTCCCCACGTGCCGTCCATCGCTCCCCCACCAACCTCAAGAGGAAATCGGCCTCGTTCCACTCCAAGACTCCCCGCACACCCAGGCCCAGTGAGCTGAAGATCGCCCCGTTCAGCCGGGTCCTCACCGTTCCCCAGTCTGTAGACAGCATACCGCGCCTGCGTCGATTCTCCCCCTCTCAGCCCATCTCCAGCTCCTTCGCGTACCTGGGGAATGACACAAAACCTGCAGGCACCACGTCTGCGGAGAAGGACAGTGTGCAGGCTTCCGAGGTCTTGTGCACCGAGGGTGCCACCGATGTCACGTCACCAACCAAAAACCCATCGCCAGCCGACGCTGAAGTGGTGGCAGGGTCAGGAGCCAGGCAGGCAGAAGAATTAAAAGATGCACAGAACAAAGtggagggagacggagagaaaaAGGAGCGGAAAAAGACAGAAACAGAAATTAAGCCCACGGTGGAATCCAGTGTTTCTGAGGTGCTATCGCAAGCAGTAAAAGAAACAGTCATAGTCACGCCTACTGAGAAGCCAGTCGATTTAGTTGTTCAAAGCAACAGAAACCTAATTGAGGTGCCACTATCTGTCCTACAACCTCTTGATGGACCAGAGTTAGAAGAAAATGGGGAGAGACTGGGAGCAGGAGACAATCCAGAGGATGACCAGAAAATGTGCTGTGGATTCTTTTTTAAG GATGACATGAAGGGTGAGGACGGCATGGCCCTGAAGCGTCGGGCCCTGCTGGAGAAGAGGCTCCGCAGGGAACGGGAGAACCAGCAGAGGAAACAGCagctggaggcagagcaggagcaGAAGAAAGAGGACGCCAG GCTGAAGGCGGAGGAGGATCggcagaagaaggaggaggagaaggccaGGAAGGAGTTCATCAAGCAGGAGTACCTGCGGAGGAAGCAGTTGAAGCTCATGGAGGACATGGACGCGCTGGTGAAAGCTCGGCCTGCCGGGGCGAAGTCGAGGAAGCCTCGGCCCAAGTCTATACACAGGGACGTGCTGGAGCCGCCCAGGGGCCCGATCAAGGCTACGGCAG GTTCACGACCTCGTGTTTTTTCAGTGTCTAGTCTGTCTTTGGCATCCCTCAGCCTGGGAGAGAGTGACAGTGTGAGCTCAGAGAAAAGAACCCCAAG AAGCAATAGCTTAGCATCGGGCAGCCTTTCCTACTCCTTGAGCTCTCCTCGAgtaaggagaaagagaag GCCAGACTCAGCTGATGGTTTCCTGTCTCCCACTCGGTCTGGGAGCCACAATGGAGAGAAGGACTGGGAAAATGGGTCTACCACATCCTCTGTAACTTCAAACACAGAGTACACAG GTCCCAAATTGTACAAAGAGCCAAGTGCCAAATCAAATAAGCATATTATCCAGAATGCCCTGGCTTATTGCTGTTTGGCTGGGAAGGTCAATGAGGCACAGAAGAACAAGATCTTGGAG GAGATGGAGAAGTCAGAGGCCAACAACTTCCTGATTCTGTTCCGAGACTCGGGCTGCCAGTTCCGTGCTCTGTACACGTACTGCCCCGATACCGAGCAGATGAACAAGCTGGCGGGGATCGGGCCCAAAACCATCTCCTACAAGATGATCGACGGTCTTTACAAGTACAACTCGGACCGGAAGCTGTTCAGTCAAATCCCAGCCAAGACCATGTCAGCCAGCGTGGACGCCATAACCATCCACAGCCACCTATGGCAGACAAAGAAGCCAGGAACACCGAAGAAAGTAGCACCCCCCAAGTCCTAG
- the camsap2a gene encoding calmodulin-regulated spectrin-associated protein 2a isoform X2: MGDLTESKNWKKTFIVPAIKSFEHYEFNRAKIRASLTWLVAKAFGTESVPGDLKDPFYTDQYEQEHLKPPVGALLLSAELYSRAGSLILKSDAAKPLLGHDAIIQALAQKGLYVTDQERLVTERDLCKRPIQMSAHLAMIDTLMMAYTVETVSVEKVVMCMKQYSMDYADGDVPYDTEDAVTSWMNKVNEYLKEIIMQEQSRKEAQNEEPVESPKSPTKWYMKLVPARYRKEQLLPKAVPWIPSVDNLLKDSTDGSGLAALLHFYCPDLVKLEDICLKETMSLADSLYNLQLIQDFCRKHLNRCCHFSLEDMLYASSSIKNNYLVFMAELFWWFEVVKPPFVQPQVLVTEAPAPSIKTVPSVPISKVTKRSFMERPPSPDRPSLPLRPQPRTLNSGEIKRSTSMSFVDSFIGTWPKEKRSASQGVSFDIPFDKEDAGQTPAPPSRGMTRSVSTEGFGFKVPNMAKGMKRNLSFQPVNGQSVGIEEEGCPDSLAEADRVNGVAAHNMEEALEIIHNSEKKQQNPVAQAQSEGFFLHLQTKGELSAKTQIEEEELDSVSETKEAWSTSTTEVDTGIHVRTEDIQETLDEDSSLRDCTISMDLDMDQDSETRVCHSQSSTSPCPSSISTRSPTAFPPTPTSGIKMTSFAEQKFRKLHPSVETKGSSSQGTTPDSSDFNLPHSVSWAPSPETRPVHQPPKDPAQAMAAEMAQLRMRLEEKRRAIEAQKKKVEAAFTRHRQKMGRSAFLTVVRKKSDGAPPAQEDAKAAPDTPQATKSPGKSPVKSPGEEGASEADLLEYTRSIEKLNASLSFLQTEMQRLAQQQEFIMQMRQQQTWSASPHHPSPQKQVWELRGSGARSSGSPSPADSPRAVHRSPTNLKRKSASFHSKTPRTPRPSELKIAPFSRVLTVPQSVDSIPRLRRFSPSQPISSSFAYLGNDTKPAGTTSAEKDSVQASEVLCTEGATDVTSPTKNPSPADAEVVAGSGARQAEELKDAQNKVEGDGEKKERKKTETEIKPTVESSVSEVLSQAVKETVIVTPTEKPVDLVVQSNRNLIEVPLSVLQPLDGPELEENGERLGAGDNPEDDQKMCCGFFFKDDMKGEDGMALKRRALLEKRLRRERENQQRKQQLEAEQEQKKEDARLKAEEDRQKKEEEKARKEFIKQEYLRRKQLKLMEDMDALVKARPAGAKSRKPRPKSIHRDVLEPPRGPIKATAVSSLSLASLSLGESDSVSSEKRTPRSNSLASGSLSYSLSSPRVRRKRRPDSADGFLSPTRSGSHNGEKDWENGSTTSSVTSNTEYTGPKLYKEPSAKSNKHIIQNALAYCCLAGKVNEAQKNKILEEMEKSEANNFLILFRDSGCQFRALYTYCPDTEQMNKLAGIGPKTISYKMIDGLYKYNSDRKLFSQIPAKTMSASVDAITIHSHLWQTKKPGTPKKVAPPKS, from the exons AGTGCCCACCTGGCCATGATTGACACACTGATGATGGCCTACACTGTGGAGACGGTGAGCGTGGAGAAGGTGGTGATGTGTATGAAGCAGTATTCTATGGACTACGCCGATGGAGACGTACCGTATGACACAGAGGATGCAGTCACAAGCTGGATGAATAAG GTCAACGAGTACTTGAAGGAGATCATCATGCAGGAGCAAAGCAGGAAGGAGGCGCAGAATGAAGAGCCGGTTGAAAGCCCGAAG TCTCCAACCAAGTGGTATATGAAGCTGGTTCCT GCCCGATACAGAAAGGAGCAACTTCTGCCTAAGGCTGTACCATGGATCCCCTCCGTGGACAACCTGCTGAAGGACAGCACTGACGGCAGCGGCCTGGCCGCCTTGCTGCATTTCTACTGCCCGGACCTGGTCAAGCTGGAGG ACATATGCCTGAAAGAGACCATGTCACTGGCAGACAGCTTGTACAacctgcagctcatccaggactTCTGCCGCAAGCACTTAAACCGCTGCTGCCACTTCAGCCTGGAAGACATGCTCTACGCATCTTCATCCATTAAG AATAACTACCTTGTCTTCATGGCCGAGCTCTTCTGGTGGTTTGAAGTAGTTAAGCCACCCTTTGTGCAGCCTCAGGTTTTGGTCACTGAAG CACCAGCTCCATCAATAAAAACCGTGCCATCCGTACCTATCTCGAAAGTGACAAAAAGAAGTTTCATGGAAAGACCTCCCAGTCCAGACAGGCCAAG CTTACCGCTGCGACCACAACCTCGAACCTTAAACTCAG GTGAGATCAAGCGATCAACCTCCATGTCGTTTGTTGACAGCTTTATTGGGACTTGGCCCAAGGAGAAAAG GTCAGCCTCTCAGGGAGTGTCCTTTGATATTCCATTTGATAAAGAGGACGCCGGTCAGACCCCTGCACCACCCAGCAGGGGAATGACCAGGTCTGTGAGCACAGAGGGCTTTGGATTCAAAGTACCTAACATGGCCAAGGGAATGAAACGAAACCTGTCCTTCCAGCCAGTCAATGGCCAAAGCGTAGGTATTGAGGAGGAAGGCTGTCCAGACAGCCTCGCCGAAGCTGATCGTGTGAACGGTGTGGCCGCACATAACATGGAAGAGGCCCTAGAGATCATCCACAACTCTGAGAAGAAACAGCAGAACCCTGTGGCCCAGGCACAGAGTGAGGGATTCTTCCTTCATCTGCAGACCAAAGGAGAACTGTCCGCCAAAACACAAATAGAAGAAGAAGAACTAGATTCTGTGTCAGAGACAAAAGAGGCCTGGAGCACATCTACTACAGAGGTGGACACTGGCATACACGTGAGAACAGAAGACATCCAGGAGACACTGGATGAGGACTCATCCCTGAGAGACTGCACAATCAGTATGGACTTGGACATGGACCAGGACTCTGAAACCAGAGTATGTCACAGCCAGAGCTCCACCAGTCCATGTCCCAGCAGCATCAGCACCAGGTCTCCCACAGCTTTCCCACCCACCCCTACATCTGGCATTAAGATGACCAGCTTTGCTGAGCAGAAGTTCCGAAAGCTCCATCCAAGTGTGGAGACAAAGGGCAGCAGTTCTCAGGGCACCACACCAGACAGCTCAGACTTCAACCTTCCTCATTCTGTCTCCTGGGCCCCCTCCCCAGAAACGAGGCCTGTTCATCAGCCTCCGAAGGATCCGGCCCAAGCCATGGCTGCCGAAATGGCACAGCTGCGCATGCGTCTGGAGGAGAAGCGTCGTGCCATCGAGGCACAAAAGAAGAAGGTTGAAGCTGCCTTCACGCGTCACAGGCAGAAGATGGGCCGCAGTGCCTTCCTCACGGTGGTCAGAAAGAAAAGCGACGGCGCTCCCCCTGCCCAGGAGGATGCCAAAGCCGCACCCGACACACCGCAGGCCACTAAGTCCCCAGGCAAGTCCCCCGTGAAGTCCCCTGGAGAGGAGGGCGCGTCGGAGGCAGACCTTTTGGAATACACGCGCTCCATCGAAAAGCTGAACGCCTCGCTGAGCTTCTTGCAGACGGAGATGCAGCGGCTAGCCCAGCAGCAGGAGTTCATCATGCAGATGCGTCAGCAGCAGACCTGGTCTGCGTCTCCGCACCATCCTTCCCCCCAGAAACAGGTGTGGGAGCTCAGAGGGAGCGGGGCTCGCTCCTCAGGCTCTCCCTCACCCGCCGACTCCCCACGTGCCGTCCATCGCTCCCCCACCAACCTCAAGAGGAAATCGGCCTCGTTCCACTCCAAGACTCCCCGCACACCCAGGCCCAGTGAGCTGAAGATCGCCCCGTTCAGCCGGGTCCTCACCGTTCCCCAGTCTGTAGACAGCATACCGCGCCTGCGTCGATTCTCCCCCTCTCAGCCCATCTCCAGCTCCTTCGCGTACCTGGGGAATGACACAAAACCTGCAGGCACCACGTCTGCGGAGAAGGACAGTGTGCAGGCTTCCGAGGTCTTGTGCACCGAGGGTGCCACCGATGTCACGTCACCAACCAAAAACCCATCGCCAGCCGACGCTGAAGTGGTGGCAGGGTCAGGAGCCAGGCAGGCAGAAGAATTAAAAGATGCACAGAACAAAGtggagggagacggagagaaaaAGGAGCGGAAAAAGACAGAAACAGAAATTAAGCCCACGGTGGAATCCAGTGTTTCTGAGGTGCTATCGCAAGCAGTAAAAGAAACAGTCATAGTCACGCCTACTGAGAAGCCAGTCGATTTAGTTGTTCAAAGCAACAGAAACCTAATTGAGGTGCCACTATCTGTCCTACAACCTCTTGATGGACCAGAGTTAGAAGAAAATGGGGAGAGACTGGGAGCAGGAGACAATCCAGAGGATGACCAGAAAATGTGCTGTGGATTCTTTTTTAAG GATGACATGAAGGGTGAGGACGGCATGGCCCTGAAGCGTCGGGCCCTGCTGGAGAAGAGGCTCCGCAGGGAACGGGAGAACCAGCAGAGGAAACAGCagctggaggcagagcaggagcaGAAGAAAGAGGACGCCAG GCTGAAGGCGGAGGAGGATCggcagaagaaggaggaggagaaggccaGGAAGGAGTTCATCAAGCAGGAGTACCTGCGGAGGAAGCAGTTGAAGCTCATGGAGGACATGGACGCGCTGGTGAAAGCTCGGCCTGCCGGGGCGAAGTCGAGGAAGCCTCGGCCCAAGTCTATACACAGGGACGTGCTGGAGCCGCCCAGGGGCCCGATCAAGGCTACGGCAG TGTCTAGTCTGTCTTTGGCATCCCTCAGCCTGGGAGAGAGTGACAGTGTGAGCTCAGAGAAAAGAACCCCAAG AAGCAATAGCTTAGCATCGGGCAGCCTTTCCTACTCCTTGAGCTCTCCTCGAgtaaggagaaagagaag GCCAGACTCAGCTGATGGTTTCCTGTCTCCCACTCGGTCTGGGAGCCACAATGGAGAGAAGGACTGGGAAAATGGGTCTACCACATCCTCTGTAACTTCAAACACAGAGTACACAG GTCCCAAATTGTACAAAGAGCCAAGTGCCAAATCAAATAAGCATATTATCCAGAATGCCCTGGCTTATTGCTGTTTGGCTGGGAAGGTCAATGAGGCACAGAAGAACAAGATCTTGGAG GAGATGGAGAAGTCAGAGGCCAACAACTTCCTGATTCTGTTCCGAGACTCGGGCTGCCAGTTCCGTGCTCTGTACACGTACTGCCCCGATACCGAGCAGATGAACAAGCTGGCGGGGATCGGGCCCAAAACCATCTCCTACAAGATGATCGACGGTCTTTACAAGTACAACTCGGACCGGAAGCTGTTCAGTCAAATCCCAGCCAAGACCATGTCAGCCAGCGTGGACGCCATAACCATCCACAGCCACCTATGGCAGACAAAGAAGCCAGGAACACCGAAGAAAGTAGCACCCCCCAAGTCCTAG